From Salvelinus namaycush isolate Seneca chromosome 2, SaNama_1.0, whole genome shotgun sequence, one genomic window encodes:
- the LOC120059407 gene encoding type-1 angiotensin II receptor-associated protein isoform X1 translates to MEIPAVNLKAIVLMHWLLTIWGCMAWLPPSYAWGNFSVLAVGVWAIAQRDSIDAVLMFLIGIAVTILTDIIHFGIYYPLAEGLAERNRDTFRFSAGMAILGLLLKPVSCFFVYQMYRERGGDYNVNFAGFPSVTRNRDAYQSIDQQDQSTSSANPFNQAEGTKPGPPHS, encoded by the exons ATGGAAATTCCTGCCGTAAACCTCAAG GCCATAGTACTAATGCACTGGCTACTGACCATCTG GGGCTGCATGGCCTGGCTACCCCCCTCCTATGCCTGGGGGAACTTCAGTGTCTTGGCTGTGGGTGTGTGGGCCATCGCTCAGAGGGACTCCATCGATGCTGTACTTATG TTTCTTATTGGGATTGCAGTGACAATACTGACGGACATCATCCATTTTGGGATCTACTATCCGCTGGCCGAGGGTCTAGCAGAGAGGAACAGGGACACATTCCGCTTCAGTGCGGGCATGGCCATCCTGGGCCTGCTACTCAAACCTGTCTCTTGCTTCTTCGTCTACCAAATGTACAGAGAGCGCGGAGGAGATTACAATGTCAACTTTG CAGGCTTCCCCAGTGTAACACGAAACAGAGATGCTTACCAGTCCATTGACCAGCAGGACCAGTCCACCAGCTCAGCCAACCCCTTCAACCAGGCCGAGGGCACCAAGCCTGGACCACCACACTCCTGA
- the LOC120059407 gene encoding type-1 angiotensin II receptor-associated protein isoform X2, translating into MEIPAVNLKAIVLMHWLLTIWGCMAWLPPSYAWGNFSVLAVGVWAIAQRDSIDAVLMFLIGIAVTILTDIIHFGIYYPLAEGLAERNRDTFRFSAGMAILGLLLKPVSCFFVYQMYRERGGDYNVNFGFPSVTRNRDAYQSIDQQDQSTSSANPFNQAEGTKPGPPHS; encoded by the exons ATGGAAATTCCTGCCGTAAACCTCAAG GCCATAGTACTAATGCACTGGCTACTGACCATCTG GGGCTGCATGGCCTGGCTACCCCCCTCCTATGCCTGGGGGAACTTCAGTGTCTTGGCTGTGGGTGTGTGGGCCATCGCTCAGAGGGACTCCATCGATGCTGTACTTATG TTTCTTATTGGGATTGCAGTGACAATACTGACGGACATCATCCATTTTGGGATCTACTATCCGCTGGCCGAGGGTCTAGCAGAGAGGAACAGGGACACATTCCGCTTCAGTGCGGGCATGGCCATCCTGGGCCTGCTACTCAAACCTGTCTCTTGCTTCTTCGTCTACCAAATGTACAGAGAGCGCGGAGGAGATTACAATGTCAACTTTG GCTTCCCCAGTGTAACACGAAACAGAGATGCTTACCAGTCCATTGACCAGCAGGACCAGTCCACCAGCTCAGCCAACCCCTTCAACCAGGCCGAGGGCACCAAGCCTGGACCACCACACTCCTGA